In a genomic window of Helianthus annuus cultivar XRQ/B chromosome 10, HanXRQr2.0-SUNRISE, whole genome shotgun sequence:
- the LOC110880492 gene encoding alpha/beta-gliadin clone PW1215-like codes for MGGPSNAAPEVEPPPASYAPPEPPMGFDNPIPTYPGSSGYNPFENPSGYPSDYVSQDPYLTAAQYHHLYPSSYPPVLPTGYPIPGYQYPPYQQPPPPQQQQQQTQEILERLDRVEHEARKNKEKHNSFMKGLANLIKGKKK; via the coding sequence ATGGGTGGGCCCTCGAATGCGGCGCCGGAGGTTGAACCTCCGCCAGCTTCTTATGCACCACCTGAGCCGCctatgggttttgataacccaatcccgaCCTACCCAGGTTCTTCTGGGTATAATCCTTTTGAAAACCCATCGGGGTACCCATCGGACTATGTATCTCAAGACCCGTACCTTACGGCTGCGCAGTATCATcacctttacccttcttcttaCCCTCCGGTTCTTCCAACTGGATATCCAATACCGGGTTATCAGTACCCACCGTACCAGCAACCTCCTCctccacagcagcagcagcaacagacTCAGGAAATCCTGGAGAGGTTAGATAGGGTCGAGCACGAGGCTAGGAAAAACAAGGAGAAGCATAATAGCTTCATGAAGGGCCTTGCAAACCTTATCAAAGGGAAGAAGAAGTAG